The following coding sequences lie in one Apium graveolens cultivar Ventura chromosome 1, ASM990537v1, whole genome shotgun sequence genomic window:
- the LOC141671819 gene encoding actin-related protein 3-like isoform X3 yields MDPISRPAIVIDNGTGYTKMGFAGNVEPCFVQPTVVAINESFVKQPRSAVKNSNWLAQHSAGVMADLDFFIGDEGISRSKSSNTYNLSYPIKYGQVDNWDAMERYWQQCIFNYLRCDPEDHYFLLTESPLTAPESREYIGEIMFETFNVPGLYIAVQPVLALAAGYTTSKCEMTGVVVDVGDGATHVVPVADGYVIGSSIRSIPLSGKDVTLFIQQLMRERGEHIPPEDSLEVARKVKESYCYTCSDIVKEYNKHDKEPSKYIKQWKDIKPKTGAPYTCDVGYERFLGPEIFFSPEIYSGELTSSLPEVIDKCIQSAPIDTRRALYKNIVLSGGSTMFKDFHRRLQRDLKKLVDARILKSDARGIGGIKAKPVDVNVVSHPIQRCAVWFGGSVLASTPEFFPEVSQKTWRVNPVPVSVRNL; encoded by the exons ATGGACCCCATCTCACGCCCTGCTATTGTCATTGATAATGGAACTGG GTATACGAAAATGGGGTTTGCGGGTAATGTCGAGCCGTGTTTTGTACAGCCTACTGTTGTAGCTATTAATGAATCTTTTGTTAAGCAACCGAGAAGTGCAGTGAAGAACAGTAATTGGTTAGCGCAACATAGTGCTGGGGTGATGGCTGATCTTGATTTCTTTATTGGTGATGAAGGAATTTCGAGATCGAAATCTAGTAATACTTATAATCTTAGTTATCCTATTAAGTATGGTCAGGTTGATAATTGGGATGCAATGGAACGGTATTGGCAACAATGTATATTTAATTATTTGCGCTGTGATCCTGAGGATCATTATTTTCTTTTGACTGAGAGTCCGCTTACTGCACCAGAGAGTCGGGAGTATATAGGTGAAATTATGTTTGAGACGTTTAATGTGCCTGGTCTTTACATTGCGGTGCAGCCAGTGCTTGCGTTAGCGGCTGGATATACTACATCTAAG TGTGAGATGACAGGAGTGGTAGTAGATGTTGGTGATGGGGCTACCCATGTTGTACCTGTTGCAGATGGTTATGTTATTGGCAGCAGCATTAGGTCAATTCCTCTTTCAGGGAAAGATGTGACTCtatttattcagcaactcatgcGG GAAAGAGGGGAGCATATTCCTCCTGAAGATTCTCTTGAAGTAGCTCGAAAAGTCAAGGAATCTTATTGCTACACTTGCTCTGATATTGTCAAG GAATACAATAAGCATGACAAGGAACCATCAAAGTACATCAAGCAATGGAAAGATATCAAACCTAAGACTGGAGCACCATATACTTGTGATGTTGGATATGAACGATTTCTTGGTCCTGAG ATTTTCTTCAGCCCAGAGATATACAGTGGTGAGCTTACTAGCTCTCTACCTGAAGTAATTGATAAGTGTATTCAGTCTGCACCTATTGATACAAGAAGGGCCTTGTATAAG AATATAGTGTTGTCTGGAGGATCGACCATGTTCAAAGATTTTCACCGAAGATTACAACGGGATTTAAAAAAGCTAGTGGATGCTCGGATTCTTAAATCTGATGCTCGGGGAATTGGTGGAATCAAA GCAAAACCGGTAGACGTTAATGTAGTTAGTCATCCTATTCAAAGATGTGCAGTTTGGTTTGGAGGCTCTGTTCTTGCATCAACACCTGAATTTTTTCCT GAAGTATCCCAAAAAACCTGGCGTGTTAACCCTGTCCCTGTCAGTGTCAGAAACTTATGA
- the LOC141671833 gene encoding D-cysteine desulfhydrase 2, mitochondrial: protein MKLEFVNKQSFVSAVLRKEFHSCRFSTTPQVTNKINVGDEEFVSNLLDRRWALVSPDTKIHQIKVSEHLKREQGGYFGDILFKNNPNPLLGDGMLGHSKDHASFYVVRDDLLHPLVNGNKTRKLDGLLPLLEDNSVTDVVTCGGCQSAHAAAVAVSCAERGLTSHLLLRGEQPETATGYGLISMLYGNATYVPRSLYAKRDTMLASHAEFIAESSGSVVWLSDLFEASFMNLVSKKPISVQSNAARLSEKIKKVAIINEGAGDAAGLLGVIRLVHYLSRHHIFGKDQALKVVLDSGTGTTAVGLGIAALCLGLPWEVTAVMLADTFDGYRNLEQRLVTEFLRCSSFPFSPEVVKKLNDGVVHWLERRHPRKFGNVLKGEVDTCQQIAQQTGILVDPIYTLAAWELSTILSQEEVGGAKVVMLHTGGTLGMFGLAQRYKSFFQISENVKMST from the exons ATGAAACTTGAGTTTGTAAACAAACAATCTTTTGTCTCGGCAGTTTTAAGAAAGGAGTTTCATTCTTGCAGATTCTCAACCACCCCTCAG GTTACAAACAAAATAAATGTAGGGGACGAAGAGTTTGTTTCGAACTTGCTTGATAGAAGATGGGCATTAGTAAGCCCAGATACAAAAATTCACCAAATAAAGGTGTCCGAACATCTCAAACGAGAGCAAGGTGGATATTTTGGAGATATATTGTTCAAAAACAACCCAAATCCTTTGTTGGGTGATGGCATGTTGGGACATAGCAAAGATCATGCATCCTTCTATGTTGTCCGGGATGATTTGCTGCATCCGTTGGTGAATGGCAATAAGACGAGGAAATTGGATGGACTGCTTCCTCTACTTGAAGATAATTCTGTTACAGATGTG GTCACATGTGGAGGGTGTCAAAGTGCACATGCTGCAGCTGTTG CTGTTTCATGCGCAGAGAGAGGACTAACCTCACATTTGCTTCTTCGTGGAGAACAACCAGAAACTGCAACTGGCTATGGTCTTATATCTATGTTATATGGAAATGCCACTTATGTTCCTAGATCTCTATATGCAAAGAGGGACACGATGCTTGCCAGTCATGCCGAGTTTATAGCAGAAAGTTCTGGATCTGTTGTGTGGCTCAGTGATTTATTTGAGGCTTCATTTATGAATCTTGTATCAAAGAAACCAATTTCAGTTCAAAGTAATGCAGCTCGGTTGTCtgagaaaataaaaaaagttGCTATTATCAATGAAGGCGCAGGTGATGCTGCAGGATTACTAG GTGTGATTCGCCTTGTGCACTACCTGTCCCGACATCACATATTTGGGAAAGATCAGGCGCTtaaggttgttttagattctggTACCGGGACAACTGCAGTTGGTTTAGGAATTGCAGCCTTATGTTTGGG GCTCCCATGGGAGGTAACCGCAGTGATGCTGGCCGATACTTTTGATGGATACAGAAATTTGGAGCAACGCTTGGTTACTGAATTTCTCCGTTGCTCTTCTTTTCCTTTTAGTCCTGAAGTTGTCAAAAAATTAAATGATGGAGTTGTACATTGGTTGGAACGTCGTCATCCAAGGAA ATTTGGTAATGTTTTGAAAGGGGAAGTAGATACATGCCAACAAATAGCTCAGCAAACTGGTATCCTTGTTGATCCCATATACACATTAGCTGCTTGGGAGCTATCTACAATACTAAGTCAAGAGGAAGTAGGTGGTGCAAAAGTAGTGATGCTTCATACTGGGGGCACCCTTGGAATGTTTGGATTAGCACAACGGTACAAGTCTTTCTTCCAAATATCTGAAAATGTTAAAATGTCTACTTAA
- the LOC141722264 gene encoding uncharacterized protein LOC141722264 produces MASTSKNSGSSSDECKSVIYENRRFIRSENMEKSMTNLNVNLTAVSRMVEELRESHMQFTGHMTMQQEEFNNRFKVQQHLLLEEIRLLRIEHGEIRMKMNEWF; encoded by the exons ATGGCCTCCACTTCAAAGAACAG TGGTAGCAGTTCCGATGAGTGCAAAAGTGTCATATATGAGAACCGGAGATTCATCAGGTCGGAGAATATGGAAAAGAGCATGACTAATCTCAATGTTAACCTGACAGCTGTGTCGAGGATGGTAGAGGAGCTGAGGGAGAGCCACATGCAGTTCACTGGGCACATGACGATGCAACAGGAAGAGTTCAACAATAGGTTCAAGGTGCAGCAGCACCTTCTGCTTGAGGAGATTAGGCTTCTGAGGATTGAGCATGGTGAGATCCGCATGAAGATGAATGAGTGGTTCTGA
- the LOC141671819 gene encoding actin-related protein 3-like isoform X2, translated as MDPISRPAIVIDNGTGYTKMGFAGNVEPCFVQPTVVAINESFVKQPRSAVKNSNWLAQHSAGVMADLDFFIGDEGISRSKSSNTYNLSYPIKYGQVDNWDAMERYWQQCIFNYLRCDPEDHYFLLTESPLTAPESREYIGEIMFETFNVPGLYIAVQPVLALAAGYTTSKCEMTGVVVDVGDGATHVVPVADGYVIGSSIRSIPLSGKDVTLFIQQLMRERGEHIPPEDSLEVARKVKESYCYTCSDIVKEYNKHDKEPSKYIKQWKDIKPKTGAPYTCDVGYERFLGPEIFFSPEIYSGELTSSLPEVIDKCIQSAPIDTRRALYKNIVLSGGSTMFKDFHRRLQRDLKKLVDARILKSDARGIGGIKAKPVDVNVVSHPIQRCAVWFGGSVLASTPEFFPYPKKPGVLTLSLSVSETYERRVQ; from the exons ATGGACCCCATCTCACGCCCTGCTATTGTCATTGATAATGGAACTGG GTATACGAAAATGGGGTTTGCGGGTAATGTCGAGCCGTGTTTTGTACAGCCTACTGTTGTAGCTATTAATGAATCTTTTGTTAAGCAACCGAGAAGTGCAGTGAAGAACAGTAATTGGTTAGCGCAACATAGTGCTGGGGTGATGGCTGATCTTGATTTCTTTATTGGTGATGAAGGAATTTCGAGATCGAAATCTAGTAATACTTATAATCTTAGTTATCCTATTAAGTATGGTCAGGTTGATAATTGGGATGCAATGGAACGGTATTGGCAACAATGTATATTTAATTATTTGCGCTGTGATCCTGAGGATCATTATTTTCTTTTGACTGAGAGTCCGCTTACTGCACCAGAGAGTCGGGAGTATATAGGTGAAATTATGTTTGAGACGTTTAATGTGCCTGGTCTTTACATTGCGGTGCAGCCAGTGCTTGCGTTAGCGGCTGGATATACTACATCTAAG TGTGAGATGACAGGAGTGGTAGTAGATGTTGGTGATGGGGCTACCCATGTTGTACCTGTTGCAGATGGTTATGTTATTGGCAGCAGCATTAGGTCAATTCCTCTTTCAGGGAAAGATGTGACTCtatttattcagcaactcatgcGG GAAAGAGGGGAGCATATTCCTCCTGAAGATTCTCTTGAAGTAGCTCGAAAAGTCAAGGAATCTTATTGCTACACTTGCTCTGATATTGTCAAG GAATACAATAAGCATGACAAGGAACCATCAAAGTACATCAAGCAATGGAAAGATATCAAACCTAAGACTGGAGCACCATATACTTGTGATGTTGGATATGAACGATTTCTTGGTCCTGAG ATTTTCTTCAGCCCAGAGATATACAGTGGTGAGCTTACTAGCTCTCTACCTGAAGTAATTGATAAGTGTATTCAGTCTGCACCTATTGATACAAGAAGGGCCTTGTATAAG AATATAGTGTTGTCTGGAGGATCGACCATGTTCAAAGATTTTCACCGAAGATTACAACGGGATTTAAAAAAGCTAGTGGATGCTCGGATTCTTAAATCTGATGCTCGGGGAATTGGTGGAATCAAA GCAAAACCGGTAGACGTTAATGTAGTTAGTCATCCTATTCAAAGATGTGCAGTTTGGTTTGGAGGCTCTGTTCTTGCATCAACACCTGAATTTTTTCCT TATCCCAAAAAACCTGGCGTGTTAACCCTGTCCCTGTCAGTGTCAGAAACTTATGAAAGGCGTGTTCAGTGA
- the LOC141671819 gene encoding actin-related protein 3-like isoform X1: MDPISRPAIVIDNGTGYTKMGFAGNVEPCFVQPTVVAINESFVKQPRSAVKNSNWLAQHSAGVMADLDFFIGDEGISRSKSSNTYNLSYPIKYGQVDNWDAMERYWQQCIFNYLRCDPEDHYFLLTESPLTAPESREYIGEIMFETFNVPGLYIAVQPVLALAAGYTTSKCEMTGVVVDVGDGATHVVPVADGYVIGSSIRSIPLSGKDVTLFIQQLMRERGEHIPPEDSLEVARKVKESYCYTCSDIVKEYNKHDKEPSKYIKQWKDIKPKTGAPYTCDVGYERFLGPEIFFSPEIYSGELTSSLPEVIDKCIQSAPIDTRRALYKNIVLSGGSTMFKDFHRRLQRDLKKLVDARILKSDARGIGGIKAKPVDVNVVSHPIQRCAVWFGGSVLASTPEFFPACHAKAEYEEHGASICRTNPVFKGMYR, translated from the exons ATGGACCCCATCTCACGCCCTGCTATTGTCATTGATAATGGAACTGG GTATACGAAAATGGGGTTTGCGGGTAATGTCGAGCCGTGTTTTGTACAGCCTACTGTTGTAGCTATTAATGAATCTTTTGTTAAGCAACCGAGAAGTGCAGTGAAGAACAGTAATTGGTTAGCGCAACATAGTGCTGGGGTGATGGCTGATCTTGATTTCTTTATTGGTGATGAAGGAATTTCGAGATCGAAATCTAGTAATACTTATAATCTTAGTTATCCTATTAAGTATGGTCAGGTTGATAATTGGGATGCAATGGAACGGTATTGGCAACAATGTATATTTAATTATTTGCGCTGTGATCCTGAGGATCATTATTTTCTTTTGACTGAGAGTCCGCTTACTGCACCAGAGAGTCGGGAGTATATAGGTGAAATTATGTTTGAGACGTTTAATGTGCCTGGTCTTTACATTGCGGTGCAGCCAGTGCTTGCGTTAGCGGCTGGATATACTACATCTAAG TGTGAGATGACAGGAGTGGTAGTAGATGTTGGTGATGGGGCTACCCATGTTGTACCTGTTGCAGATGGTTATGTTATTGGCAGCAGCATTAGGTCAATTCCTCTTTCAGGGAAAGATGTGACTCtatttattcagcaactcatgcGG GAAAGAGGGGAGCATATTCCTCCTGAAGATTCTCTTGAAGTAGCTCGAAAAGTCAAGGAATCTTATTGCTACACTTGCTCTGATATTGTCAAG GAATACAATAAGCATGACAAGGAACCATCAAAGTACATCAAGCAATGGAAAGATATCAAACCTAAGACTGGAGCACCATATACTTGTGATGTTGGATATGAACGATTTCTTGGTCCTGAG ATTTTCTTCAGCCCAGAGATATACAGTGGTGAGCTTACTAGCTCTCTACCTGAAGTAATTGATAAGTGTATTCAGTCTGCACCTATTGATACAAGAAGGGCCTTGTATAAG AATATAGTGTTGTCTGGAGGATCGACCATGTTCAAAGATTTTCACCGAAGATTACAACGGGATTTAAAAAAGCTAGTGGATGCTCGGATTCTTAAATCTGATGCTCGGGGAATTGGTGGAATCAAA GCAAAACCGGTAGACGTTAATGTAGTTAGTCATCCTATTCAAAGATGTGCAGTTTGGTTTGGAGGCTCTGTTCTTGCATCAACACCTGAATTTTTTCCT GCATGTCACGCAAAAGCAGAGTATGAGGAACACGGGGCAAGCATATGTCGAACTAATCCTGTTTTCAAGGGAATGTATCGATAG